Proteins from a genomic interval of Oceanispirochaeta crateris:
- the murG gene encoding undecaprenyldiphospho-muramoylpentapeptide beta-N-acetylglucosaminyltransferase, which yields MNNKTIVFTGGGTGGHVYPALPIIELLQEKGFRICWIGSHTGIEKRIIAEWNLEYYSISTGKLRRYFSFKNFTDIFRIIAGLFQSIKLIKKINPAFVFSKGGFVSVPAVAAAWLLKIPSFTHDSDVVPGLATRINHRMTQNTFLAYHESRKYMKSHDDKIVISGNPVRSDFFNNEIPLPETWNKKLDGRPLLLILGGSSGAKQINLLVRECLDELTRHFTVIHQMGDELFQQEAEREHYHPVPYLNEELPALLQKADLALCRAGAGTLWELAVTETPGILIPLRVGSRGDQILNAEIVSQRGMALILEEKDMTPSGLLALIMKLYQDESLRKSMVENCRNFVNKKAEDVIVSYLLKES from the coding sequence ATGAACAATAAGACCATAGTATTTACTGGAGGAGGAACAGGAGGACATGTCTATCCTGCCTTACCCATTATTGAATTATTACAGGAAAAAGGCTTTAGAATCTGCTGGATAGGTTCTCATACTGGCATTGAAAAGAGGATTATAGCAGAATGGAATCTGGAATATTACTCAATCAGTACGGGAAAATTGAGACGATATTTTTCATTTAAAAACTTCACTGATATCTTCCGGATCATTGCCGGTTTGTTTCAATCAATTAAGCTTATCAAAAAAATAAATCCAGCCTTTGTTTTTTCAAAAGGAGGTTTTGTAAGTGTCCCGGCTGTAGCCGCAGCCTGGTTGCTAAAGATTCCTTCCTTCACCCATGATTCAGACGTTGTCCCTGGTTTAGCCACAAGGATAAACCACAGAATGACTCAAAATACTTTTCTGGCCTACCATGAGAGCCGAAAGTACATGAAAAGTCATGATGATAAAATAGTTATTTCTGGAAATCCGGTGAGATCTGATTTTTTTAATAATGAAATACCCCTGCCGGAAACTTGGAATAAAAAATTGGACGGTCGTCCTCTTCTGCTTATTTTAGGTGGTAGCTCCGGTGCTAAACAAATCAACTTACTTGTGAGAGAATGCCTGGACGAGCTCACTCGGCACTTTACGGTCATTCATCAAATGGGAGATGAACTTTTTCAACAGGAAGCCGAGAGAGAGCATTACCACCCTGTTCCTTATTTGAATGAAGAACTTCCTGCCTTGCTGCAAAAGGCAGACCTGGCCCTCTGCCGCGCCGGGGCGGGAACTCTCTGGGAACTTGCTGTTACAGAAACTCCGGGCATCCTCATTCCATTAAGAGTCGGAAGCCGGGGAGACCAGATACTCAATGCCGAGATTGTCAGTCAAAGAGGAATGGCTCTCATCCTGGAAGAAAAGGATATGACCCCTTCTGGCCTCTTGGCATTGATCATGAAACTCTATCAGGATGAGTCCCTGAGAAAAAGCATGGTTGAAAATTGCAGGAACTTTGTGAATAAAAAGGCAGAAGATGTTATAGTATCTTATCTTTTAAAGGAGTCCTGA
- a CDS encoding CvpA family protein, which produces MELGILDYIFLALILISSFRGAFRGLIQEVMSLAALFISLLLATVFYPDGTKWIQSRSSLDESATFISFICIFIAAYILFKLVQKAIVMMINESPLEGTDKLLGFFFGLLEGLLICFFIVYLIDFQDFIDLKGLSGKSYIMPYLERFLPALDKPASEVMNKISSGEL; this is translated from the coding sequence ATGGAACTAGGAATTCTTGATTATATTTTTCTTGCCTTGATACTAATCAGTTCTTTTAGAGGAGCATTCCGTGGCTTGATTCAGGAAGTGATGTCTCTGGCGGCCTTGTTTATCAGTCTTCTTTTGGCAACGGTTTTCTATCCCGATGGTACTAAATGGATACAATCCCGTTCATCCCTGGATGAATCTGCAACTTTTATCTCTTTTATTTGCATATTTATTGCGGCCTATATCCTTTTTAAACTGGTTCAAAAAGCAATTGTTATGATGATCAATGAATCGCCCCTGGAAGGTACAGATAAACTTTTAGGGTTTTTCTTTGGCTTACTAGAGGGTCTATTGATCTGTTTCTTCATAGTCTATCTCATTGATTTTCAGGATTTCATTGACTTAAAAGGCCTGAGTGGGAAATCTTATATTATGCCCTATTTGGAAAGGTTCCTTCCCGCACTGGATAAACCGGCGTCGGAAGTCATGAATAAAATATCTTCGGGGGAACTCTGA
- a CDS encoding two-component system sensor histidine kinase NtrB, whose amino-acid sequence MRHLISKAIETLPKLDSGQITNLITILAEEVKDIELLEMVLSSLPIGVIVSRPDHYIQFMNIPVKRMVPLQQKGMERLKAWEVILDKDISNFVKESLLGAETVKPKDFTLETLNRDITLAVGVMPVVKDGSIQGDFIYIEDVTDKRLEEARLRRAESLASMTTMAASVAHEIKNPLGSISIYLQLMQKSLNSDKDSCRADLEEYLSVISEEVERLNSIVVDYLFAVRPMDTHLVPTSMNTIIQELITFVQYELMEAGITVEENLQNDLPLLNLDEKLIKQALLNIIKNALAAMEEGGTLSIKTFIKDNLVQIKIQDTGVGIPADLVSKIFEPYFTTKDNGSGLGLTVVYKVIKEHGGELRVFSKEGEGTTFTILLPIPQTDKKLLVWEGEFD is encoded by the coding sequence ATGAGGCATTTAATAAGTAAGGCCATAGAAACCTTACCCAAACTGGATTCTGGACAGATAACCAACCTCATTACCATACTGGCTGAGGAAGTGAAGGACATAGAACTGTTAGAAATGGTTCTTTCTTCCCTGCCCATCGGTGTTATTGTGTCCCGTCCGGATCATTATATACAATTTATGAATATCCCCGTAAAACGCATGGTTCCCCTCCAGCAAAAGGGCATGGAACGCTTAAAAGCCTGGGAAGTCATATTGGACAAAGATATTTCCAATTTTGTTAAAGAATCACTCCTTGGGGCAGAAACAGTGAAACCTAAGGATTTTACTCTGGAGACATTAAATAGGGATATAACCCTGGCCGTCGGTGTGATGCCTGTAGTAAAAGATGGCAGCATACAGGGTGACTTCATATATATCGAAGATGTGACGGATAAAAGACTGGAAGAAGCCAGGCTGCGCAGAGCAGAAAGTTTGGCCTCTATGACCACGATGGCAGCCAGCGTAGCCCATGAAATAAAGAATCCCCTGGGCAGCATAAGTATTTATCTTCAATTGATGCAAAAATCACTCAATTCTGATAAGGACAGCTGTAGAGCAGATCTAGAAGAATATCTTTCTGTCATTAGTGAAGAGGTAGAAAGACTCAATTCTATTGTCGTAGATTATCTTTTTGCTGTCCGCCCCATGGACACCCATCTTGTGCCGACAAGCATGAACACAATCATTCAGGAATTGATCACCTTTGTCCAATATGAATTGATGGAAGCAGGTATTACCGTTGAGGAAAATCTACAAAACGATCTTCCCCTTTTGAACCTGGATGAGAAATTGATTAAACAGGCTCTATTGAATATCATTAAGAATGCACTGGCGGCCATGGAAGAGGGTGGCACACTCTCTATTAAAACGTTTATTAAAGATAACCTGGTTCAGATTAAGATTCAGGATACAGGTGTGGGAATTCCCGCAGATCTGGTGTCTAAGATATTCGAACCTTATTTTACGACCAAAGACAACGGCTCCGGACTAGGACTGACAGTTGTCTATAAGGTCATCAAGGAGCATGGTGGAGAGTTGCGTGTATTCTCAAAAGAAGGGGAGGGAACGACATTTACAATTCTTCTTCCCATACCGCAGACAGACAAAAAATTATTAGTTTGGGAAGGTGAATTCGATTGA
- a CDS encoding sigma-54-dependent transcriptional regulator, with amino-acid sequence MKFQILVVDDEKNIRLGLSKALELDGYEVFVAEDGSEAMKIMVKANIDLVLTDLRMPKVSGEELLKKLSSAYPTVPVIILTGHGTVENAVNAMRDGAYDFLTKPLNLDRLSLLVKRALSSREMVLKHRELQEEIKKLENRKNKTNFIGKSSQMQRVFDLIQQVASTKASVLITGESGVGKELVADAIHESSQRVDKPFIKVHCAALSESLLESELFGHEKGAFTGAAQQRKGRFEMSDGGSIFLDEIGEINPSVQIKILRVLQEREFERVGGNRPISIDTRIIAATNRDLKNEIAEGNFREDLYYRLNVVNIHIPPIRERKEDIPLLASAFLKEFSEENNKAIEGIDNKAAMALYNYSWPGNVRELRNCMESAVVLSRGHFIMLHDLPPDISASAEDSSSIRIPMGTTMAESEKLIIRSTLNFAGGNKSKTSEILGIGRKTLHRKIHDYGLEDEFLKTSKQEASDG; translated from the coding sequence TTGAAATTCCAAATTCTAGTAGTTGATGATGAAAAGAATATAAGACTAGGGCTTTCAAAGGCGCTGGAACTCGACGGTTATGAAGTATTTGTAGCTGAAGATGGAAGCGAAGCCATGAAAATAATGGTCAAAGCAAACATTGATCTGGTACTCACCGACCTGAGAATGCCAAAAGTATCGGGAGAGGAGTTACTAAAAAAATTATCCTCTGCCTATCCCACGGTTCCAGTCATCATTCTAACAGGTCATGGGACGGTTGAGAACGCTGTCAATGCCATGCGCGACGGAGCCTATGACTTCCTGACAAAACCTCTAAACCTGGATCGCCTATCTCTTTTAGTCAAAAGAGCCTTATCCTCCAGAGAAATGGTCTTGAAGCACAGAGAGCTTCAGGAAGAAATCAAGAAACTGGAAAATCGAAAAAATAAAACCAATTTCATTGGTAAAAGCAGCCAGATGCAACGGGTTTTTGATCTCATCCAACAGGTGGCCTCTACCAAAGCCTCAGTATTGATCACCGGCGAAAGCGGTGTTGGAAAAGAACTGGTTGCCGATGCCATACATGAAAGCTCTCAAAGGGTCGATAAACCCTTCATAAAAGTTCACTGTGCGGCACTTTCTGAATCTCTATTAGAGAGTGAGCTTTTCGGACATGAGAAAGGTGCTTTTACAGGAGCGGCGCAACAGAGGAAAGGCCGTTTTGAAATGTCCGATGGAGGATCTATATTTCTGGATGAGATAGGAGAGATCAATCCATCAGTGCAGATAAAAATACTCCGAGTTTTACAGGAAAGAGAATTCGAACGGGTCGGAGGAAATCGTCCTATCTCCATAGATACGAGAATCATTGCAGCAACAAACCGGGATCTGAAAAATGAAATCGCTGAAGGGAATTTCAGAGAGGATCTTTATTACAGACTCAATGTGGTCAATATACACATACCCCCTATCAGAGAACGGAAGGAAGACATTCCCCTTTTAGCCAGCGCTTTTTTGAAAGAGTTTTCAGAGGAAAACAATAAGGCCATTGAAGGAATTGACAACAAAGCGGCAATGGCACTATACAATTATTCTTGGCCTGGTAATGTAAGAGAACTCCGGAATTGCATGGAAAGTGCAGTTGTGCTATCAAGAGGTCACTTTATAATGCTACATGACCTTCCCCCAGATATTTCAGCTTCTGCAGAAGACAGCAGCTCTATTAGGATTCCCATGGGAACGACCATGGCGGAATCTGAAAAACTGATCATCCGATCTACCCTGAATTTTGCCGGTGGGAATAAGAGTAAGACTTCTGAGATTCTAGGTATTGGAAGAAAGACATTGCACAGGAAAATTCATGATTACGGCCTTGAAGATGAATTCCTTAAAACATCAAAACAGGAGGCATCCGATGGATGA
- a CDS encoding Trp family transcriptional regulator, with amino-acid sequence MDDRKAIKEMSAAMAATDDKDLIEDFLMSLLTKNEIHEVATRWALVKLIKAGVSQRKVAETLGLSLCKITRGSKELKKENSSFRLMIDLESQLDA; translated from the coding sequence ATGGATGACCGTAAAGCCATTAAAGAAATGTCGGCAGCGATGGCGGCAACAGATGATAAAGACTTGATTGAAGATTTTCTTATGAGTCTTCTAACAAAAAATGAAATCCATGAGGTGGCAACCCGCTGGGCTCTTGTTAAATTGATTAAAGCAGGCGTATCCCAGAGAAAGGTAGCTGAAACCCTAGGATTAAGCCTTTGTAAGATTACCAGAGGTTCAAAAGAGTTAAAAAAAGAAAATTCGTCTTTCCGTCTTATGATTGATCTTGAATCTCAATTGGATGCATGA
- a CDS encoding 8-oxo-dGTP diphosphatase, with amino-acid sequence MKVKDIDWTTWIPSEKAVITYILDGENVLLIHKKTGLGAGMVNAPGGHIEEGETAVEAAIRETKEEVGLDTENLIFSGDLYFHFLDGLKLRGTVYLCRDFKGSLIETDEASPFWCAIKDIPWENMWEDDRHWLPQALKNERFTGYFIFDKEKMVDKSLVFHASN; translated from the coding sequence ATGAAGGTTAAAGATATTGATTGGACAACATGGATTCCCAGCGAAAAAGCTGTTATTACCTATATTCTGGATGGAGAGAATGTTCTTTTAATACACAAGAAGACAGGACTCGGAGCTGGCATGGTCAATGCACCCGGGGGACACATTGAAGAGGGTGAAACAGCGGTTGAAGCCGCAATACGGGAAACAAAGGAAGAGGTCGGTCTGGATACGGAGAATCTGATATTCTCTGGTGATCTCTATTTCCATTTTTTGGATGGCTTAAAGTTAAGAGGAACTGTCTATTTATGCCGTGATTTTAAGGGCAGCCTGATCGAAACAGATGAAGCGAGCCCATTCTGGTGTGCCATAAAAGACATACCCTGGGAGAACATGTGGGAAGATGACAGGCATTGGCTTCCACAAGCCCTGAAGAACGAACGTTTTACGGGATACTTTATTTTTGATAAAGAAAAAATGGTGGATAAATCCCTTGTTTTTCATGCATCCAATTGA
- a CDS encoding tetratricopeptide repeat protein: MDEVNKDSKRPHPENSSSNLNSFLTDLVNMQDKKLVTPMDLEALQEKYDLNPDDQEKLNMLIERHLSRATEYKRNERWDNAIVETERALLFSPLDNEIRLDLAELFLNRSVKYGYLQKDLRRAGHEVRDALTLEPEHRGAKKFQKELKQLNSMLQGKQNNKKLIPLVLLLIIIMGAALYPQIRKRFQFLSLAEESDSSLAISTEPPWVTKSISISESDPLKKDFNIQLTESMIIRETNAGVPAISVAGYIEPLNGDLAMLELMLSGFDPADSIATIEIVSPGDAPLRKGETDRFQSFIYLNTNPEDMDKLYFSIKNRQAYYEEEIPRWEKEEIYMNDPLPHGIFLDMESLLINQIEGYDRNYIFYDVRVANKSTEGLNQLDVIFQWRDDQDQLISSISQSLVNQRILPFKPQSIETYRIMFDLPKDSTSSRGDLVIFLEKAVKDSINEG, from the coding sequence ATGGACGAAGTAAATAAGGATTCTAAAAGACCGCATCCCGAGAACAGCAGTTCTAATCTCAATAGTTTCCTGACAGACCTTGTCAATATGCAAGATAAGAAGCTTGTGACTCCAATGGATCTTGAGGCTTTACAGGAAAAATATGATTTAAATCCGGATGATCAAGAAAAACTCAATATGCTTATCGAACGGCATCTGAGTAGAGCCACAGAGTATAAACGCAACGAACGCTGGGACAATGCCATTGTAGAAACAGAACGAGCCCTTCTCTTTTCTCCCCTGGATAATGAGATACGTTTAGATCTGGCCGAACTGTTCTTAAACAGAAGCGTTAAATACGGTTATCTCCAGAAAGATCTCAGACGAGCTGGTCATGAAGTACGGGATGCACTTACACTGGAACCGGAACATCGCGGAGCCAAAAAATTCCAGAAAGAACTGAAACAGTTGAATTCCATGCTTCAGGGAAAGCAGAATAACAAAAAGTTGATTCCTCTTGTTCTTCTGTTAATTATCATTATGGGAGCCGCTTTGTATCCTCAGATTCGAAAAAGATTTCAATTCTTATCTCTGGCTGAAGAAAGTGATTCCAGTTTAGCAATTTCTACAGAACCACCTTGGGTCACCAAAAGTATTAGTATATCCGAGTCAGATCCCCTTAAAAAAGACTTCAATATTCAATTGACCGAGTCTATGATCATCAGAGAAACAAATGCCGGGGTTCCGGCTATTAGTGTTGCAGGATACATTGAGCCTCTAAATGGTGATTTAGCCATGTTGGAATTAATGCTTTCCGGTTTTGATCCCGCTGATTCCATAGCGACCATTGAAATTGTTAGTCCCGGTGATGCTCCCCTGCGGAAAGGTGAAACCGATCGTTTCCAATCGTTTATTTATCTGAATACAAATCCTGAAGACATGGACAAGCTGTATTTCAGTATCAAAAATAGACAGGCATATTATGAAGAAGAAATACCCAGATGGGAAAAGGAAGAGATCTACATGAATGATCCCCTCCCTCATGGTATCTTTCTCGATATGGAAAGCCTTTTGATCAATCAGATAGAAGGATATGACAGAAATTATATATTTTATGATGTGAGAGTTGCTAATAAGAGTACAGAAGGCTTGAATCAATTGGATGTTATATTTCAATGGCGGGATGACCAGGATCAGCTTATTTCATCCATTTCTCAGTCTTTGGTGAACCAAAGGATTCTTCCCTTCAAGCCACAAAGTATTGAAACTTATAGAATTATGTTTGATTTACCCAAAGATTCAACATCCTCTCGGGGAGATCTTGTTATTTTTCTAGAAAAAGCTGTAAAGGATAGTATAAATGAAGGTTAA
- a CDS encoding ankyrin repeat domain-containing protein: protein MKFSVFCSESIKSQLTSLRLSLDDYYIEYQTVLFDKTETISNAMPHLIQALRSSSFYLLIPSTEDLDSQWLSFVVGYGQMNTKNTIFLYQDDFPSNWLSEFPLAKDIPSLRTILNSHLPQWNDQMKKNLALSTLKERLKEHTHQDFVRTVIEGDRFMTAVFLDAGFEVNKLSADQVTLLCAAARRGHNSIVKILFEAGADINQVSKDRNNTPLMDAASEGHVELVRFFIDNGAELEIKSKSGQTALVLASGNGQIDCAEILINAGANCDEKDSMGLSARKYAQLYQVENLLKLMPPAPIQENQQ, encoded by the coding sequence ATGAAGTTTTCTGTATTCTGTTCAGAAAGTATAAAATCCCAACTGACTTCATTACGTCTATCCCTCGATGATTATTACATTGAGTACCAGACAGTCCTATTTGATAAAACAGAAACAATAAGTAACGCAATGCCCCACCTGATACAAGCCTTAAGGTCCTCTTCTTTTTATCTTCTTATACCTTCAACAGAAGACCTAGATTCACAGTGGCTGTCTTTTGTCGTTGGATATGGTCAGATGAATACAAAAAATACAATTTTCTTATACCAGGATGATTTTCCATCCAATTGGTTGTCAGAGTTTCCATTAGCAAAAGATATACCATCTCTTAGAACTATACTGAACAGCCACTTACCTCAATGGAATGATCAAATGAAAAAAAATCTGGCATTGTCCACACTCAAGGAGAGATTGAAAGAGCATACACACCAGGATTTTGTAAGAACCGTTATTGAAGGAGACCGTTTTATGACTGCTGTGTTCCTTGATGCCGGATTTGAAGTCAATAAGCTCTCCGCTGATCAGGTGACCCTGCTGTGTGCAGCTGCGAGAAGGGGTCATAACTCCATCGTAAAAATTCTATTTGAAGCAGGAGCAGATATAAATCAGGTCAGTAAAGATAGAAACAATACACCTTTAATGGATGCTGCTTCCGAAGGACATGTTGAATTAGTTCGTTTTTTTATAGACAATGGAGCAGAGCTTGAGATTAAAAGTAAAAGCGGTCAAACAGCCTTGGTTCTGGCGTCAGGAAACGGTCAGATCGACTGTGCGGAAATCCTGATTAATGCTGGTGCAAATTGCGATGAGAAGGATTCCATGGGTCTCTCTGCCCGCAAATATGCCCAGCTGTATCAGGTAGAAAACCTTTTGAAACTTATGCCTCCGGCTCCGATACAGGAGAACCAACAGTGA
- a CDS encoding UPF0164 family protein → MKKSIVLLLLFIMISKASAGDAAASTYANVSNLFGIDPDAGMNSFLTLLIPGGGKYEGMGTAFTAMSVDSGFLDANPAGSSFIKNSELTFFHNNWIADTNLESVTYTSRWDNFGIGIGGKFLYLPFTGIDDWGDRAKNEDGSFSSGYYTETVTTFNIAYTFLDDYYYHGIAVGANFKMAYRGVPYSIAPDQSAFAMMVDLGIQSKFNVLKFFSSRDKNFAFGLVLKNLGTEFIRDPDPLPTMVSTGIAYSPLRPMTWAFDVNIPFNLDGTPSESVYYAAGLDLSITNFLSVQSGFMLKTGLPRFSLGSSLDMERFSLTANYTLDLTTQVNTLDRFSLALKLNLGDFGRMSRVERAQLLYLQGLEEYANGDISKAISLWEESLTVRPEFTPATEMIETARKTQELNQIIQENQTIDE, encoded by the coding sequence ATGAAAAAAAGCATAGTGCTTCTCTTGTTATTTATCATGATCTCAAAGGCTTCAGCTGGTGATGCAGCTGCGTCAACCTATGCTAATGTTAGTAATCTTTTTGGTATTGATCCTGATGCCGGAATGAACTCCTTTTTAACTCTTTTGATACCGGGAGGAGGTAAATATGAAGGCATGGGAACCGCTTTTACAGCCATGAGTGTGGATTCTGGATTTCTAGATGCCAATCCTGCTGGAAGTTCTTTCATAAAAAATTCCGAGTTGACTTTTTTTCATAATAACTGGATTGCAGATACAAACCTTGAGAGTGTGACCTACACATCCCGCTGGGATAATTTCGGTATTGGCATCGGAGGGAAATTCCTATATCTTCCATTTACGGGAATTGACGATTGGGGTGATCGTGCCAAAAATGAAGATGGAAGTTTTTCTTCCGGGTATTATACAGAAACAGTCACTACTTTTAACATAGCTTACACCTTTCTTGATGATTATTATTATCATGGTATTGCTGTTGGTGCAAACTTTAAGATGGCTTACCGGGGTGTTCCCTACTCTATTGCTCCCGACCAGTCAGCCTTTGCTATGATGGTAGACCTTGGAATACAATCCAAATTCAATGTTTTAAAGTTTTTCAGTTCCAGGGATAAAAATTTTGCTTTTGGCCTTGTTTTAAAAAATTTAGGAACAGAGTTTATCAGGGATCCTGATCCTCTCCCCACCATGGTCTCAACCGGAATTGCCTATTCTCCCTTGAGGCCTATGACATGGGCCTTTGATGTCAATATTCCTTTCAATCTTGATGGCACACCTTCTGAGTCTGTCTACTATGCGGCTGGTCTTGATTTGAGTATCACCAATTTTTTATCGGTTCAGTCGGGTTTTATGCTTAAAACAGGTCTTCCCCGCTTTAGTCTAGGATCTTCATTGGATATGGAGCGTTTCAGTTTGACAGCTAACTATACTCTGGATCTCACAACTCAGGTAAATACTCTCGACCGTTTCAGCCTTGCTCTAAAACTGAATTTGGGCGACTTTGGAAGAATGAGCCGAGTTGAACGTGCCCAATTGCTCTATTTACAGGGTTTGGAGGAGTATGCAAATGGTGATATTAGTAAGGCAATCTCTCTGTGGGAAGAGAGTTTAACCGTTCGTCCTGAGTTTACTCCCGCTACAGAAATGATTGAAACTGCCAGAAAAACTCAGGAATTGAATCAGATTATCCAAGAAAATCAAACCATAGATGAATGA